The genomic DNA cgcaaaaagaatacaaaaacagggaggggaacaaaacataagagactcttaaatatggagaacaaactgagggtcgctggaggggttgtgggaggggggatgggctaaatgggtcaggggcattaaggaatctactcctgaaatcattgttgcactacatgctgatttggatgtaaatttaaaaaaataaaaaagtgtctgactcttgatctcaagctcaggacttgatctcagagtagtgagttcaagccccacgctgggtgtggagcctactttaaaaaagaaaatagtgtttctctgaaaaaataaatgaattaataaaatgatcACTCCGGGCATCAAATATGCCAGGTACATACTGATGTTGGTCACTGTGGCATCTTTTTGTGGattgagataataataataatagtgaattCCAGTTGAGCACTTAATACGTGCGTGAAACACTACTCTGAGCACAGCCTTGTATTAAGTCATATAATCTTCACTTTAGGGGACAGAGTAAATTCGAAACAGGAAGTGCTCAGAACAGCACTTGGCACACATATGTCACAGCCAAGGGCCGGGTGGGAACACGATCCCAGGTGGGTCTACTTCAAAAGCTGGTGAATGGAAGCATTTGGTAAGCCCCTTTATGATTTCTGAACCGTATCagattagaaaaaggaaaagtgaaagccTGGAAATTGGGCAGGGCTGGTCACGGGGTGTGTCAGCTGAGACCAGAGGTCAGACCCAAGGCCAGGTGTTCTGGTCTGACTTGTGGAGCCAGTCGCCCCTCGCTGCCTCCCTCCTCCGTAGGTCCTGCCTTCCCTGGGACTTGCTCCAGACAGGTGCCTGTGCAAGAAAAGCAAGCACGGAGACGACCAGGTGCTGGCTTACATACATCTGACGCTTGATGGCCCGCGGCTCCTAGAGGTGTGGCCCCACGTCCTCCAGGATCCTTCCCATCAGTAATAACTCAGGCTCCAGGACCATGAGTCCCCTCTGAAACACAGCCCCCGCCCCAGCCGCCCCACACTTACGATGGACGCTCGCATCTTTTTTCCTGCCGTGGACCCTCAATTTCAGGCTGGAGTTCGGTTTATCTGCTGCGTAAAGGCCTGAGGCTGCGGGGAGCAGGGGTGCGTTATGTCATTAATGGGGAACAGCGCTCCCAGGACCCCAGGGTacggaggtgggcgggggggggggtgtctggccAGGAGACCGTGCGCGGTTCTCCCCCGACTCTTCCGAGGACCGCCACCTCGCTCCCTTCGAGTTCCTCGCcggctccctccctgcccctgcactTGGCCGTGAACGGACGAACCCCTCGAAGGGTCGGGTCGGGGGAggctcaccccccccacccccccgccaccggAGAGGCGGCGGCGCGGCCCCGGGGGAGCGCGATCCCTGTCGCCTGCCCAGGGTGGCGCGCCCGGCCCGCAGGTGCCAGGGGGTTGCCTCTGCCGACGGGCTGCTCCCTAACTTGCTTCTTCCCGCCTCACCCAACTTCTCCGCCTCGCACGCAGCGGTCCGGGAGCCGGAGGGCCACCCCGAGCATCTCACCCTTCCTTAAGTCGGGGCAGGGCCGCCCCACCCACCTCGAGGACTGGGAGGCAGCGCGGCCACCGAGGGATGAGCTCTAATGGCCGCAGAGGCCGGGCCAGCGTAAGGTCAGCCGGCTCCTCCCCGCGCGGCTGACTAATGAGAGCCGGCAGGGCTCCCGGCCCCTGGGGCAGACAGGCCAGGTTGCCGCCcgctccccgccgccgccgccgccgcctctccCCACGCCCTCCTCCACCCAGAGGCGCTCCGGTTCCAGCGCCACCGcctcctcaccccttccaccCGCGCGCTTCCGGCCGCCCCGTATTTGGGCCCGTCTTGTACTACACTCCACCTGTATACACAGCCCACGGGCGTGGAATCCGTTTACTTACCTCCCCCATTCGAGGGGGCTCACGGCTTAAAACGACATTGAATTTGAAAGTCATTCGAAGGCAAAGGTCTAGCAGAATGAGAGCActtttgggggcgtctgggtggctcagtctgttaaagcctcggactttggctcaggtcatgatctcgtggttagaggagcttgagccccacatggggtgggggtggggggggttctgtgctgacagctcagagcctggagcctgcttcagattctgcgtctccctctctctcccctccccctcgcattctgtctctctctcaaaaataaacattagaatttttttaagaaaaaataaaaagaaagcactttTAACTATTGGGTCTTAAGCCCTCAGCCCCCAAACACGGCACACAGCAGGCATTccgtgagtgaatgaatgaatgaatgaatggatgaccAGACACTGGCCCTTCCTGGCACTGGGCTCTGACTGGGCTGTGACTCCCTAAGAGTAGAACCAACTCCTGTTCACCTCTCTTCCGGCCAGGGCCGGGCAAGTCCCTGAGCCTTGCAGTCAAGATGCTTGGGCCAATCCTGGCCCTGTCACCTGCTAGCTAGAGGGTCCAGGACACCcttccctctctgaacctcagtggaTTCATCTCTTAAACGGAGGGATGATGGTATCGGACAACATggaagttaatatataaaaatgcattccCCAGAGGGAGAGCAACAAACGAAATGATGCCTGTAAAGTGCTGAGCCTGTTGTGTGGCACGTGGTAAATCCTCATCAGGACACGCTGGCCGCTAACATGAGGAAAGGCACGTGCTCATCCACATCAGGGGTCACTCACTAGCTTCCCAACAGGTGAGTCAGAGGCGATGCAGATACATACCAGAGCTTTATGGGCATTACAAACTGTAGTGCAGATTAAGCAGGTGACTGTAAAACAGTCCAAACCCAGGGTGGAAAGGTTCAGTTTTGAGCCCACCAGACTGACTTCTGCTTCTCCTTACTCCCTGCTTTCTACCAGAAATGTCACTACCCAGATGtcactttcctttctcctcccactgTGCTGTGCcaggaagaacaaaacaaaaagcatatggggtgggggggtgggggggaccgaGGAGGTCAGGAAAGCGATTGGTACCTTCCACACGGCTCTCAAAAGAggagctccaggggcacctggggggctcagtgagttaagcccccaactcttggttttggctcaggtcatgatctcacagttcgtgagttcgagtcacgcattgaactctgtgctggcagtgtggaggctgcttgggattctttctctctctcccccctctctcaaaataaataaacatctaaaaaaaatttttttttaaggagctcTGTAAGACAGACTGCAGGCTGAGAAGCTACCAAATGATGTCAGTCCATTGCCAGCAAGACTCTCCTTAAGCCCCATCCCAAGTCCATCACCACTGTATGGGTGGGAAGCCATGCCAAGATCAACACCAAAGCTCCTGGTCTTTCCTGCAACCACAGCCACGGAGACCCGTTCTTCTTCTGACAGGGGAGGAGTagtattaactaattaattatttGCAACGTCCCCATTCTCCTGCTTCTAAGGAGGGGGTGGGCTACTCCAGGAGAATCCACTGTTTTGCTCTCTGAGAAAGTAGGAGAAAATGGCTCAGGCTTATGCTGAAGGCATGACACCTTGTGGGGATTCCGAGCAGGTAGGGTAGAAGCAGCAGGAAGATCagagcaggagaaggaaaggaggaaaggggcagggggaggagagagagggcaggcaaGCCACATCTAAGGAAACAGAATCCATTAGGAGGATTTTGTTGAGAACAGGAGGGTTTCCGTTGCTTGACATTAACTCTCAAGACCTGAACACTCTTCAGGGGAAAGCTCTATCAGTCAACTGAgtacaggttttttgttttttgttttttttaagtaggctccgcccaatgcaggacttgaactcaaaaccctgaagTCAAGAATCGCGTGCTCTGCCAGGAACCCCttagccagccagacgcccctgaaggacatttcttttaacatttatccattaTACTCTGGTGAGGCTTTGTGAATATGCCAGTTCTGACAATTTGCTCTGACCAGAAAAATCAGgtttttatgaaagaaaagaaaggtgacGTATAACTTCCTCCTGAATCTCCATCTCTGAAACCCCTCAAGTCCTACTGAAGAGAACAAATCCTTATTGAGAAGCCCTGAAGAGCTTCCCCTGCATAAATGTGCAGCATAACGACCATACTTCCCCTTGAAAGAACATTCCTGAAATGTTCAGCCTTTCTCATCCCCGTTTGTTAAATGGCCTCACAGTCCGGGGACCTGGGAACTGTAATGGACATTCATTTTTGTCCAGCGGTCTTTCACTGGGTGACTCTGGGTGGTTCTGCCGTATCACAGTACTCTATCACCCTGACTGGGGACATCCGTGACCCAGGTCCAGCTATgaggccccagcccccaggctaTATCCGCTGACCCTGGAAGGAACATATGACCCAACCCAGACCAATCAGAAGCCTTCTCCAAGATGGagctatgtacacacacacacacacacacacacacacacacacacacacacacacacattttaaaataggcagtgggtcaaaaaaaaaagcctctttccTCTGGAGACATTTAAGTGGTATGATGTAAGCCTGGAACCATCTGTGACTTTCCTCCCCTGCAGCATGGAATAAATCCATCTGCTTTTGAATTTGCCAACACATACCTGAGAGAACAGACCTGTGGACATGAGTTCTTCCAGTACTTGGTATCGATTTTACCCCGAGACATCCAAATACAATTGCTTTTTCTTCGATTAAGCTAGTGAGAGTTGAACTCACCTTTGCAAACCGATACATGGAAATCAAAGGCAAGAATGTCAATGTACCAAAGACAAACCAGTTTGCtggacacacacaccacatccccATCCACAcacacccactttcccctttccttctccccagcttATGCTAATGGGGGTATCTGCACTCTGATGGTAGCACCCAAGTATTCACCATCATCTTCGTAGCGTTATCAGTTCGTGAGTTTGCGCCTTCCCTAACTAAACTGTGCGGAACTCAAACATGACAGCTAGCCTGGCACCTAACGCATGACCACCACTGGCGGGGGAAGGcaggtggatggacagatggatgctACTGACCCCACCCGGCCTGTTTCAAACTAGAAACATAGTAGAAATCTTCTTTCTTACTGCAGGGCCAAATGGGCTATGTGTGGCGATTAGTCAGTATTTGAGAAGTTCAATGCAACCTCCCCCCTGGCTTCAAGGTCACCACTGAAAGAGAAAGCTTTCGGTAGAGCTTCACCACACCCCAGTCCCAAAGAGGAACCATCTAACCAGATGGGGCGACCAGGTGAAGTGCTACGAGTTCAAAGGTCCTCACAAGTTCGTGTTGTTGTAAATCAAATTTGTGCTCGCTTTTAAGCCCCACCACCAAGTGCACAGCCCTCTCGAGCGCTACGCTAGGAAGATTGTTCAGGACTCCTTggcaggacagagaaaggggacaaGCTCAAACCACATTACTACTGCCCACTTTGACATGGGGGTGTCCATCCCCTCAGATCTCCTATTCGCTTTGCCAAGCCCGAATCTAGCTCACAGATCTTCCCACGTTAAAGAATggagaaagggggggaaaaaaaacccacagacatGGTGCTATGATCTTTATTCAATTAAATGACCTTACaactaagaaacagaaaacatgctTTTAAGAAACTAAGAGCATAATCTCATCCcattgcactttttaaaaagtatattaaactTTAAAGCCATTCAAAGGCAAGGGTCtaggagaaagtattttcaacaaatcattttttaaagaaaagaaaaagaactctgaGAAGAAAACCTGTATATGCTCAGGATTAATATTGACCCTTTAAGGCTAAAGTCCATGGCAGCATTTAGCCATCTAGATTAGAAAGCTTTGAGAATCAAATGCAACCTTCCCTTGGTCGTAAGAGCactacatttaaattttagttctggCACATGAAATTTCTTCCCAGGGaggaaaaatttcttttgaaaactttctGCTTTTAGACCTAGAACTTTGAGAAGTTCCTGATATGGGGCACTTTTGTCACtaattttcaaagttgttttctccttctttttcattattattatttatggctTAAGGTTTTCTGTACAGGAATGACGAGGGGTTCAAGTCAAagtgctgaattttgtttttaaaaaaaaaacaactttcaagaTAGTTTTTTCAAAATCCTAATTACACTTGTTAGTAAATAGGATACGTGtacattcatttttcagagaaggCACTATGACATCCTGATTTACAACAGCTTTAAGGAGCCTGGATGATCCTCTAGATGAAAGATATCCCCCTTATTACTCTGAACGTGGGAAACTCTCAGCCAGGGTCTTTGGCGGCAGACCACCTACTGTGAGCCTTCGGTGAAAGCTGTCTGTCCACTCGCCTCCAGACAATAGTGAATTGCACTTCCCCATCACATGGGGCGGTCTCTCTCGCTGGTCTGAGCCACCTGCAATACTGTCTTATCGAAGTGGTGACTCCAGGGCCACAACCCAGACCCCCTGAGGCAATCCCTGACATAGAGCTAGGAATCTGAATGTTTTTAAACAAGCCTCCCAAGTTAAGTCTTATGCACTCCAAGGTAGATGAGAGCCACTACCCAAATCATAACTGTAACAGGACATAAGAACACTGTTCAATTGCAGCAAATGGTCTCATACAATGGACTtcttaaagtgattttaaaaaaatcacttatacACATGGTTTGTACTTTCATGACTGAAGCTTGTCTTCATTATGCCCTTATTCCTTGACTAAAATTTTGTCAGATCGAAATGTAAGCCAGAAAGATGTAGCCCATTTCTGGCTACCTTACATGGTAGTCATCCTAAATCACCCTAAATTACATTTCCATAGttctattggggggggggggggggagtcctaTGAagatttccatataaattattaaaaaaaagaaaaactctaggaaaaaaaataaaatgtttatgagcCAGGTAGGACACTGGATATGACCTGCTAAGGAAACACACTGCCAGTAACAAGGCAGTTTATTTGTTTGCCTAACTTCAcgttaaaagagaaagaacagataaAGCAAAACAGTATTCGTAGACAATTTTACCCAGTATAAAGCAGGCATTAATACACAAACCTCCACAGAACAGACTTCTTGGCATACTGCTAAAATACGGTAGGACTCCAAAGATGCTTACCATCATACACGATCATTAGATTGCTCGTGAAAGAATTGAAATTCTGATTCTATGATTTTTACCATAAAAAGCTAAttggaagtattaaaaaaaaatgaagaaacatttttcccTGAAATGAATACTTCTCATCGAAATTCTGAAAACCTCCTTTTACACGTTAACAGGAATAGGCCCCGTGTAACCATCTGAAATGAGCACACAAAGATCGCCTGTGTGGGAAGACTGGCCGGGGATGGCAGAGCAACATGGCCAAGCCAACGCTTTCAGTCTGAACTATCCCTCCTCAACGACGTCTCCGACCCACAAACTAAGGGCTGAGGGAAGTTAAGAAGTAAAAGACGTTCCTTTCAACCTGATTATAAATCTCCCCAGGACTATTTAAAGCCAGCAATGAGAATGCATCTTGTATCGAAAAAGATGATATAAAACCATCAACTTCCTGTAAAAATAGGCCAAAGAAAACTCATTAAGGATCCTCATTGataaaaactttataaacacGCTCCAGAGGCATAGtaagttaataaaaacaaaaataataaggcTTCCCCAGGGTAATTAagccaaattatttctttaaggtCAAAACAGAAATGGTGACTTAAACAGTTAACTAATCGTTAAGACTGCACTAATCACacgatatatttattttaaaatttctaatactTTAGgattaaaataagttttagacACATCATCCTTTTCTCATTAAAAGCATCGTTCTAGACaattattctgaaaactataaatgtGCTTCTACAATGCATTAAAAGCCAAGTATCTCAACGTGTGTAAGGCCTTTCGCTAGTAAGGACAAACCTTCAGGAAAATGAGGGGCCACCTGATATGCACCAAAATTTCAAAGAGAAGCTTTCGATTTAATAGTCAAAACTAAGCATCACTGATATGCAAGTAGACAGTTTTCAGAACAAGCTGGAGCTTTCCTAAAGTTTAATGGCAactgaaaaaaatagcaagaagtTCAGGATAAGATGGTATATAAATATGGAAACATAGAACATGCTTGGAACTAGTTCGGGACTTATAAAAATGCTTCGGTGGTGAggcatcaaagaaataaaaagaaacttccttgATAAAGAGATTACATGCCACACGAGACTTCTTTGTGCCTTCCGTTCAGACTTCACGTATATAGAACCTACACTTGGATTTGGCCTAAGCCTTCCCTAtctccccccccaaaacaaaaaatatcttaAGAATTAAGGCTCTCAAACCTGaatgtttatataaaaacttGCAGGCAAGttttatgaagttttaaaatgtacaattcaccATTATAAATCAAAGGAAAAGGCAACTAATAGATAAAGTGTTTTTTACCACACAAGGTAAATAAAGGTTTCGTGGATACTTCTAGATACTGTCCACATTTGGGTAGGACTTTGGTCCTTACTAAGCCAAAGCTACTTTAAAGCTACCAATTAATCAAGTGAAGTTAAATAAAGGATGACTCACTAAACAAAACTGACAATGTTAGTAGCTTCGTTATTAAAAATCTTAGTGCGTAGCAAAAGACAAATGGTTTAGATAAAGACCTGATTTACTGCTAGGCCACAAGAACAGGACATCAGCTAAAGGCAGTAATGTTTGGTAACGTGTTTCCTCTAATCCTTAATAAAGTTCCGTTCTTATGCAGAACTCTTGAAAAAACAAGGCCTCTCAAATGATAACCGTGagttatatataatacatatatgtatacaaaccTACAAACAGTGAATCTGACCAAGGCACAAGTTCAAGTGACTTATCAGAGGTCACATGGTTCACTTAAACTCaagcttttttcttaaaatatcaagCTCACTCCCTTTATGATGAGCCACTCTGGCTTTTCAAGGCATGTCTGCTTCTTTTCTAGAAAGAAGCTATAGgaatgaaggcaaaaataaaataaaagtatatccCACCAAAACTGTTAGCCTGTCAGGTAAAAGACTGGAAATTCCAGGGTACGGTGGATTTCAACGTGATACAATCTTCCCACACTATATGGCAAACAGGATTCTCTAATATCGTAAGATTTTAAAAGTGTAACGGCATCGTTTTCAGCCTTTTGTTCCGAAACTTTTGCAAGTTTTGTAAACTGTTTAAAAAGAGTAAGGTATAAAAAGAACGGACAGGTTTCACCCCAAAACAGCATCTTCCATGAGGTTATCCTCAATCCCCTCCCTATCATGTCCTCAAAAGCCTGGATTCAATCTTAAAAGGCACGAAGTGGCACATTCAGGATTTAAAACcacatttgcattttctcctttCGCCTTCTCCCCTTTTAAAGTGCACAAAGCAGAGTAACAAGGAAATAGACACAGGCTTGGATCTATATCAGCAAGGAAAAGAAACGCTTCCAACAGAAATGGAAGTATGTGTAAGAATTTGAAGCCACGGGAAAGGTCTGTTCCTTTATTACTGCTGAGTCTCAGCTCTTCCCGGATGATTCCCAGATCTGTGTTCCTCTGGACCTGGACCTGTGGCCGTGGCCGAAACCCAGAAATCGGTAGGGGCTGGCTGCGTTCTGGTCGGATCCTCTTGTGAAGATGCTACTGAGCTTTCTTATCCGCGGGTGGCCTCCCAACAACCGCTTCCCTCACAGCGGCCTGAGTGGAATTACCCATATGGGACGTAGCCTGCAAAAGTCCATTTGTTCAAACacgtaagttaaaaaaatacaacacagcGCCGAGAGAGTAAGACCGCGGAGACAAACTTTCAGACATCTCGTTCTACAGCACGGGTATGTTACGGACAAcggggaaatgaaaacacaggtgTTGGGGGAGCAAGTGGCGGCAGCAGACCCCCAAGAGAGCCCGCTGAGCCCCTGCTCTGTGACTGTATGTAGCAGGGCGGGCAGCTCTCCTGGCTTCTCACAAGCTTCTGACTTAACCGATCTGTTCATGctactcagaaaaagaaatcaatcaggGTCTCAAATATCTGTAAATCTGGAGGTCACGTCAATGTCAAAAGCCACTGGCTTGTTGAAAGATCTGAAGTGAAAGAGATGCCATCCATTAGAACTCAAAACGGAAAATTTTCAAAGCTCTTGATTTTCAGGGAAGCAAATTAACCTCAGATCAGGGAGAATCACACAGGAATGGTCTGAAGAGCATGTGGTTAGAAGTTTCCCATGATAAACACAGTATGTCCAAGTTGAAACTCTGTTTGCATCAGAGGAGGGTTTTTAggcatgaaaacaaaatactaggATTAAATACTAATATCCTCAAGAAGGATGATACAACATCATGTctatcaaaaaaacccaaaacaaaacaaaaagccagggGAAGTTTCTCACGCCTTCCTTCTTTCACTATGAAACTCTTTCAAATGGAAATACTTTACAATAAAAGCACAAGCATCCGTCCCTTGTCAACCCTCAGCCTTGTCAGCTGGCACCACTTACCTGCTCTAACACGTACGCTGCACCAGAATCAATTGCTCCGCCCAGCTCACGATATTGACCAGAATACCTGATGTATCCCCACGTGAGAAGGGCTATTAACAGCAGTCCAACCATGCAGTTGAACAGCTGGGCCACAACCTCAAGACCAACGAAGCCAGTGAGGCCTGAGGCGATGTACAAAGCCACAATGCCTGTGAAAAGCACCGCGGGGGTTCGGAAGGTGCTGAAGACATTCTTGCTACCATTGTGTTTGCAGAAATTCTCATACAGTTCGTTGATTTCCTCCTCTAGCTCCTGCTGATAGCGGAGACTAAAATCCTTCCCACCCATCTTCTTGGTCTTCTTAAAATGGTCCAGAGCAAGTTGTTTGAATTCACAGTGCTTCTCCTCTAGAATGTCTGGAGACAAATAAGGTTTCTCTCCTCCACAAACCTAAGAAGAATAAAGACACAGGTGTTGAAGATGACTTCGAAAACAGGTGCCCAACGAAACAAGTGAAAACACTGCAAAAGAATGTTTTCATATATTAGAAATGAACTGTAAAATGGTGACCAAGACCAATAAAGTCTGGTTTCACCTCCTCTGAAAAGTGCACTTACATAACCAGGGTGACACTGATCAGTGACAGCAACGACACTGTAAGAAAGCCTTGGTTAGAAACGGTAATAATTGGAAGACCCCTATTACCCAGGGGACCTGAACACAGCTTTGCTGCCTCATCACGTTAAGATGCGGTAAACAGGGTGAGGTTGGGCCTCCGAAGGCAGCAACGGGCCCAGGTTATATAGATCTCTCAGAAGACGACACATGCCCAACATACCTCCTCCATGTTGTTGTAATAGATGTCTTTGGCAGACGCCGCAGCTGCTAAATTGTTGGCTTCAGCAGTGGCCTTTTAAGAAAGGAAAGCATAAACTATGGATCCTTCCTCTTTTAACATTCTTCCACAGTCTCCTCTCACCCTATCCCCGTTCACTTTTTTATGATCCTTCTGCCATTATTTAGGTTCCCATATAGccctatttataaaataaaatataacttttcttccaaattttctgCCCCAAAAGTTCTTATATGTAAGAATCTTATCGTAAagtaaacttctaaaaatatcaTTCCCTTTGcttcaattttaaatgttaagaaacaGATATGagtcaaaaaagggaaaaatttatCTGTACATGAATCCCAAGCTCTGGCTTCCTTTGTGAAAATGTTTCgctattaaagaaataaacctttcggggcgcctggggggctcagtccattgagtgtccgacttcggctcaggtgatgatctcgcaatttgtgagttcgaaccccgcgtcagactctgctgtcagcacagagccctcttcagattctctgtcgttccccgccccacccctccttatgcacacatgctctctctcactctcaaaaagaaacattaaaaaaaaaaaaaaaaaaaagaggaggggggcctgggtggctccgtcggttaagcgtctgacttcagttcaggtcatgatctcgcgattcgtgggtttgagccccacgtggggctctgtgctgacagctcagagcctggagcctgcttcggattctgtgtctccctctctctctctgcccctcctctgatcacactctgtgtgtctctctcaaaaataaacaaacattataaaaattttaaacaacaacGAAAATAGAAG from Panthera tigris isolate Pti1 chromosome D1, P.tigris_Pti1_mat1.1, whole genome shotgun sequence includes the following:
- the ATL3 gene encoding atlastin-3 isoform X4, coding for MKAVAAKTETFVEKELDAKLEKLLLLFTEYGRLAMDEIFQKPFQTLMFLVRDWSFPYEYSYGLQGGMSFLDKRLQVKEHQHEEIQNVRNHIHSCFSNVTCFLLPHPGLQVATSPDFDGKLKDIASEFKEQLQTLIPFVLNPANLMEKEINGSKVTCRGLLEYFKAYIKIYQGEDLPHPKSMLQATAEANNLAAAASAKDIYYNNMEEVCGGEKPYLSPDILEEKHCEFKQLALDHFKKTKKMGGKDFSLRYQQELEEEINELYENFCKHNGSKNVFSTFRTPAVLFTGIVALYIASGLTGFVGLEVVAQLFNCMVGLLLIALLTWGYIRYSGQYRELGGAIDSGAAYVLEQATSHMGNSTQAAVREAVVGRPPADKKAQ
- the ATL3 gene encoding atlastin-3 isoform X5 translates to MDEIFQKPFQTLMFLVRDWSFPYEYSYGLQGGMSFLDKRLQVKEHQHEEIQNVRNHIHSCFSNVTCFLLPHPGLQVATSPDFDGKLKDIASEFKEQLQTLIPFVLNPANLMEKEINGSKVTCRGLLEYFKAYIKIYQGEDLPHPKSMLQATAEANNLAAAASAKDIYYNNMEEVCGGEKPYLSPDILEEKHCEFKQLALDHFKKTKKMGGKDFSLRYQQELEEEINELYENFCKHNGSKNVFSTFRTPAVLFTGIVALYIASGLTGFVGLEVVAQLFNCMVGLLLIALLTWGYIRYSGQYRELGGAIDSGAAYVLEQATSHMGNSTQAAVREAVVGRPPADKKAQ